A single window of Marinobacter sp. LA51 DNA harbors:
- the rplB gene encoding 50S ribosomal protein L2: protein MPIVKTKPTSAGRRHVVKLYNPDLHTGRPYEPLVERKNKTGGRNNAGRITTRHTGGGHKKHYRVIDFKRTKDGIPAVIERLEYDPNRSAHIALVKYADGERRYIVAPKGMQIGDPVRSGIDAPIKVGSTLPLRNIPVGSVIHCVELKPGKGAQLARSAGASVQLVAREGAYATIRLRSGEMRKVLVDCRATLGEVSNSEHSLKQLGKAGASRWRGKRPTVRGVAMNPVDHPHGGGEGRTSGGRHPVTPWGVPTKGHKTRKNKRTDKMIVRRRSAK, encoded by the coding sequence ATGCCGATCGTCAAAACCAAACCAACATCTGCCGGACGCCGTCACGTTGTAAAGCTTTACAACCCGGATCTGCACACAGGGCGCCCTTACGAGCCGTTGGTAGAAAGAAAGAATAAGACGGGTGGACGTAATAATGCGGGTCGCATTACCACACGTCACACTGGTGGTGGTCACAAGAAGCACTACCGTGTAATTGATTTTAAGCGGACCAAAGATGGTATCCCGGCGGTCATTGAGCGCCTGGAATACGATCCTAACCGCTCTGCGCACATTGCACTGGTCAAGTACGCCGATGGCGAGCGTCGTTACATTGTCGCTCCCAAAGGTATGCAGATCGGTGATCCTGTGCGCTCCGGTATCGACGCGCCGATTAAAGTGGGTAGCACGTTGCCGCTCCGGAATATTCCGGTCGGTTCCGTAATCCACTGCGTTGAACTCAAGCCTGGCAAAGGTGCTCAGCTGGCTCGCTCCGCGGGCGCATCCGTACAGCTAGTAGCGCGTGAAGGTGCATATGCCACCATCCGCCTGCGCTCAGGTGAAATGCGAAAGGTGCTTGTAGATTGCCGCGCAACGTTGGGTGAAGTATCCAACAGCGAGCACAGTCTCAAGCAGCTTGGTAAAGCGGGTGCATCACGTTGGCGCGGCAAACGCCCAACAGTACGTGGTGTTGCTATGAACCCAGTTGACCACCCACATGGTGGTGGTGAAGGGCGTACCTCTGGCGGACGTCACCCGGTTACTCCGTGGGGTGTTCCGACCAAAGGGCATAAGACTCGTAAGAACAAGCGTACTGATAAAATGATAGTACGTCGTCGTTCGGCCAAGTAA
- the rpsS gene encoding 30S ribosomal protein S19, whose product MPRSLKKGPFIDLHLLKKVEAALEANDKRPIKTWSRRSTVFPEMVGLTIAVHNGKQHVPVYVTEDMVGHKLGEFAATRTYRGHAADKKAKR is encoded by the coding sequence GTGCCACGTTCTTTAAAGAAAGGTCCTTTTATAGACCTGCATCTGTTGAAGAAGGTCGAGGCAGCTCTGGAAGCTAACGACAAGCGACCGATCAAGACCTGGTCGCGCCGGTCGACAGTATTTCCGGAGATGGTAGGCCTGACCATTGCAGTCCACAACGGCAAGCAGCACGTGCCGGTTTATGTCACCGAAGATATGGTTGGACATAAGCTGGGTGAGTTCGCGGCAACGCGTACTTATCGTGGTCATGCGGCCGACAAGAAAGCTAAACGCTGA
- the rplV gene encoding 50S ribosomal protein L22: protein MEVAAKYKGANLSAQKARLVADQVRGKAVEDALNILTFSPKKAAVVLKKALESAIANAEHNEGLDVDELRVSTVMVDEGPTLKRIKARAKGRADRIFKRTCHITVKVADK, encoded by the coding sequence ATGGAAGTAGCAGCCAAGTATAAGGGCGCTAACCTCTCAGCTCAGAAAGCACGTCTTGTCGCTGACCAAGTACGCGGCAAGGCGGTTGAGGATGCCCTGAACATTCTGACTTTCAGCCCAAAGAAGGCGGCGGTTGTACTCAAGAAAGCTCTTGAGTCTGCCATCGCTAACGCTGAGCACAACGAAGGTCTGGACGTTGACGAACTGCGGGTTTCCACCGTAATGGTGGATGAGGGTCCGACGCTCAAGCGAATCAAAGCTCGAGCCAAGGGGCGCGCTGACCGGATTTTCAAGCGCACCTGCCATATCACCGTCAAGGTCGCCGACAAGTAG
- the rpsC gene encoding 30S ribosomal protein S3 has protein sequence MGHKVNPTGIRLGVIKEHNSVWYADKKEYSQNLLNDIQVREFLDKRLVKASVSKIVIERPAQNARITIHTARPGIVIGKKGEDVDRLRREVSDMMGVPVHINIEEVRKPDLDARLVAQNVAGQLERRVMFRRAMKRAVQNAMRQGAKGIKIQVGGRLGGAEIARSEWYREGRVPLHTLRADIDYATYEAHTTYGVIGVKVWIFKGEILGGMEQVRADKKASGKKGSK, from the coding sequence ATGGGTCATAAAGTAAATCCAACCGGCATTCGCCTGGGTGTGATCAAAGAGCACAACTCAGTCTGGTATGCCGACAAAAAGGAATACTCACAGAACCTGTTGAATGACATTCAGGTTCGTGAATTCCTCGACAAGCGTCTGGTTAAGGCGTCTGTCAGCAAGATTGTGATCGAGCGCCCTGCTCAGAACGCCCGTATCACGATCCATACTGCCCGTCCCGGTATTGTTATCGGTAAGAAGGGTGAAGATGTTGATCGTCTGCGTCGCGAAGTCAGCGACATGATGGGTGTGCCTGTGCACATCAACATCGAAGAAGTCCGCAAGCCGGACCTGGATGCCCGCCTGGTAGCGCAAAACGTTGCCGGTCAGCTGGAGCGTCGTGTGATGTTCCGTCGTGCTATGAAGCGCGCGGTACAGAACGCCATGCGTCAAGGCGCCAAGGGTATCAAGATCCAGGTAGGCGGTCGTCTCGGGGGTGCTGAAATTGCGCGTTCCGAGTGGTATCGCGAAGGTCGTGTACCTCTGCACACACTGCGTGCAGATATTGATTACGCAACCTACGAAGCGCATACCACTTACGGCGTAATCGGCGTCAAGGTATGGATCTTCAAAGGTGAGATTCTTGGTGGTATGGAGCAGGTCCGTGCTGACAAGAAAGCCTCTGGGAAGAAAGGTTCTAAGTAA
- the rplP gene encoding 50S ribosomal protein L16, which translates to MLQPKRTKFRKVMKGRNTGLAHRANKVSFGEYGLKATSRGRITARQIEAARRTMTRRIKRGGKIWIRVFPDKPITGKPLEVRMGKGKGSVEYWVAEIQPGRMLYEMEGVSEEIARDAFTLAAAKLPVQTTFVTRTVM; encoded by the coding sequence ATGCTGCAACCAAAACGCACCAAATTTCGCAAGGTAATGAAAGGCCGTAATACCGGTCTTGCTCACCGCGCTAACAAGGTGAGCTTCGGTGAATACGGATTGAAAGCTACCAGTCGTGGGCGTATAACTGCGCGCCAGATTGAGGCAGCGCGTCGTACCATGACTCGTCGCATTAAGCGTGGCGGGAAGATCTGGATCCGGGTATTCCCGGACAAGCCGATCACTGGTAAGCCGCTGGAAGTACGAATGGGTAAAGGTAAGGGTTCTGTCGAGTATTGGGTCGCTGAAATTCAGCCAGGCCGCATGCTCTACGAGATGGAAGGTGTATCTGAGGAAATCGCTCGTGATGCCTTCACTCTCGCTGCGGCCAAACTGCCGGTACAGACCACCTTTGTAACGAGGACGGTGATGTGA
- the rpmC gene encoding 50S ribosomal protein L29 — protein sequence MKATELREKSVEELNKELIDLLKEQFNLRMRKATGQLNQSHLLGKVKREIARVKTVLNEKAGQ from the coding sequence ATGAAAGCAACAGAGCTGCGTGAAAAGTCAGTCGAGGAGCTGAACAAAGAGCTGATCGACCTCCTGAAGGAGCAGTTCAACCTGCGCATGCGTAAGGCGACAGGTCAGCTGAATCAGTCTCACCTTCTCGGCAAGGTGAAACGTGAGATTGCTCGCGTGAAAACAGTATTGAATGAAAAGGCAGGACAGTGA
- the rpsQ gene encoding 30S ribosomal protein S17, producing the protein MTEATQTARTLSGKVVSNKMEKSIVVLVERQVKHPLYGKYMKRSTKIHAHDESNQCNVGDTVTIQETRPVSKTKSWALVEVTERASKV; encoded by the coding sequence ATGACTGAAGCTACCCAAACTGCCAGAACTCTGAGCGGCAAGGTCGTGAGCAACAAGATGGAGAAATCCATCGTCGTTCTGGTCGAGCGTCAGGTGAAGCACCCTCTGTACGGTAAGTACATGAAGCGCTCAACCAAGATTCACGCTCACGATGAGAGTAATCAGTGTAACGTCGGTGACACTGTGACCATCCAGGAAACCCGTCCGGTCTCTAAGACCAAGAGCTGGGCCCTGGTGGAAGTCACCGAACGTGCATCCAAGGTGTAA
- the rplN gene encoding 50S ribosomal protein L14 — MIQTQTMLEVADNSGARQVMCIKVLGGSHRRYASVGDIIKVTVKEAIPRGKVKKGQVLKAVVVRTRKGVRRPDGSLIRFDGNAAVLLNPQDAPIGTRIFGPVTRELRNEKFMKIISLAPEVL, encoded by the coding sequence ATGATTCAGACTCAAACAATGCTTGAAGTCGCGGATAACAGCGGTGCGCGTCAGGTGATGTGCATTAAGGTCCTGGGCGGTTCACATCGGCGTTATGCCAGCGTAGGGGATATCATCAAGGTTACCGTTAAGGAAGCCATCCCCCGCGGTAAAGTGAAGAAAGGCCAGGTCCTGAAGGCTGTGGTGGTGCGCACTCGTAAGGGTGTTCGCCGTCCCGACGGTTCGCTGATCCGTTTCGACGGAAACGCGGCGGTACTTCTGAACCCTCAGGACGCTCCCATTGGTACCCGTATCTTCGGACCGGTTACCCGTGAACTGCGTAATGAGAAGTTCATGAAAATTATTTCACTGGCACCCGAAGTACTTTAA
- the rplX gene encoding 50S ribosomal protein L24: MKKIKRDDEVIVTTGKDKGKRGKVLKVQDDGRVLVSGINMIKKHTKPNPMLGTPGGIVEKEAPIQASNVAIFNPQTGKADRVGFQTKEDGAKVRIFKSTNEAVDNQ, from the coding sequence ATGAAAAAGATCAAACGAGATGACGAAGTAATCGTCACCACGGGGAAAGATAAAGGCAAACGTGGTAAAGTCCTGAAGGTTCAGGACGATGGTCGAGTGCTTGTTTCTGGGATCAACATGATCAAGAAGCACACCAAACCTAACCCGATGCTGGGCACCCCAGGTGGCATCGTCGAAAAAGAAGCACCTATCCAGGCTTCCAACGTGGCTATTTTTAATCCGCAGACCGGCAAAGCCGATCGTGTTGGCTTCCAGACCAAGGAAGACGGCGCTAAAGTGCGGATCTTCAAGTCCACGAACGAAGCTGTCGATAACCAGTAA
- the rplE gene encoding 50S ribosomal protein L5 produces the protein MLNMKEQYSKEVVPALQKEFSYKNIMQVPRIEKITLNMGVGEAVGDKKLIENAVADLERLAGQKVVVTKARKSVAGFKIREGWPIGCKVTLRGERMWDFFDRLVHIAVPRIRDFRGLNPKSFDGRGNYSMGVREQIIFPEIEYDKVDKIRGLDITITTTAGTDDEGRELLKAFGFPFKK, from the coding sequence ATGCTTAACATGAAAGAGCAGTACAGTAAGGAAGTGGTACCCGCCCTGCAGAAAGAGTTCAGCTACAAGAACATCATGCAGGTGCCGCGTATCGAAAAGATCACCCTTAACATGGGTGTCGGCGAAGCGGTTGGTGACAAGAAGCTGATTGAAAATGCCGTGGCGGATCTAGAGCGCCTGGCAGGTCAAAAGGTTGTTGTTACCAAGGCACGTAAATCCGTTGCGGGTTTCAAAATCCGTGAAGGTTGGCCGATCGGTTGCAAGGTTACTCTGCGCGGCGAGCGTATGTGGGACTTCTTTGATCGCCTGGTTCACATTGCGGTACCCCGCATTCGTGACTTCCGTGGTCTGAATCCCAAGTCGTTCGACGGTCGTGGTAACTACAGCATGGGTGTGCGTGAGCAGATCATTTTCCCTGAGATCGAGTACGACAAAGTCGACAAGATCCGTGGTCTGGACATCACCATTACCACTACTGCCGGTACCGACGATGAAGGTCGTGAACTGCTGAAAGCCTTCGGCTTTCCGTTCAAGAAATAA
- the rpsN gene encoding 30S ribosomal protein S14, with amino-acid sequence MAKVSMKNRELKREQTVAKFAAKRAELKAIIKNPNTSDDDRWDAQMKLQQLPRDASPSRLRNRCQVTGRPHGVLRKFELSRIKLREYGMRGDVPGLTKASW; translated from the coding sequence ATGGCTAAGGTTTCCATGAAAAACCGTGAGCTGAAGCGCGAACAAACCGTTGCGAAATTTGCAGCGAAGCGTGCTGAGCTCAAGGCGATTATCAAGAACCCGAATACCAGCGATGATGACCGTTGGGACGCACAGATGAAGCTGCAACAGCTTCCTCGCGATGCAAGCCCCTCGCGTCTTCGGAATCGTTGCCAGGTGACTGGTCGTCCCCACGGCGTTCTCCGCAAGTTCGAACTTTCACGGATTAAGCTCCGTGAGTACGGCATGCGCGGTGACGTTCCGGGCCTGACCAAGGCAAGCTGGTAA
- the rpsH gene encoding 30S ribosomal protein S8 encodes MSMQDTLADMFTRIRNAQMASKTDVTMPSSKMKISVAQVLKDEGYVEDFSVSADAKPELTITLKYFGGKPVIEEIKRVSRPSLRQYNGAGELPKVSGGLGVAIVSTSKGVMTDRAARAAGVGGEVICTVF; translated from the coding sequence ATGAGTATGCAAGACACGCTTGCGGATATGTTTACTCGTATTCGTAATGCACAGATGGCGTCTAAGACAGATGTTACGATGCCGTCTTCAAAGATGAAGATCTCCGTAGCCCAGGTCCTTAAGGACGAAGGTTACGTGGAAGACTTTTCCGTTTCAGCCGACGCGAAGCCCGAGCTGACGATCACTCTGAAATACTTCGGCGGCAAGCCGGTTATTGAAGAGATCAAGCGGGTCAGCCGTCCGAGTCTGCGCCAGTACAACGGCGCTGGGGAACTACCGAAGGTATCCGGTGGTTTGGGAGTCGCGATTGTCTCAACGTCCAAGGGCGTTATGACAGACCGCGCCGCACGAGCTGCTGGCGTGGGTGGCGAAGTCATCTGCACCGTATTCTAG
- the rplF gene encoding 50S ribosomal protein L6: MSRVANNPVVLPSGVEVKLNGQEISVKGSKGALEITIHQAVEVTQDENVLRFVARDGAKQSRALAGTTRALVNNMVTGVSTGFERKLQLTGVGYRAQAQGKKLNLTLGFSHPVEYELPEGITAETPSNTEVVIRGIDKQQVGQVAADVRAFRPPEPYKGKGVRYADEQVRRKEAKKK, encoded by the coding sequence ATGTCCAGGGTTGCCAATAATCCTGTCGTGCTGCCTTCCGGTGTTGAGGTTAAGCTGAACGGACAGGAAATTAGTGTAAAGGGCTCCAAAGGAGCACTTGAAATCACCATTCACCAAGCGGTCGAAGTAACGCAGGACGAAAACGTACTGCGCTTTGTTGCCCGCGATGGTGCTAAACAGTCCCGCGCTCTTGCTGGTACTACTCGTGCACTGGTCAACAACATGGTGACTGGTGTATCCACAGGCTTTGAGCGCAAGCTCCAGCTGACGGGCGTAGGTTACCGTGCCCAGGCGCAAGGTAAGAAGCTCAATCTGACACTGGGTTTTTCACACCCGGTTGAATATGAGCTGCCCGAGGGGATTACCGCAGAAACTCCGTCCAATACGGAAGTAGTTATCCGCGGTATCGACAAGCAACAGGTTGGCCAGGTCGCTGCTGATGTCCGCGCGTTCCGTCCGCCCGAGCCTTATAAGGGTAAGGGTGTTCGTTATGCGGATGAGCAGGTCAGACGCAAAGAAGCCAAGAAGAAATAA
- the rplR gene encoding 50S ribosomal protein L18, with protein sequence MSANNERLRRARKVRMKIRELGTNRLCVHRTPRHMYAQVTTADGSKVLASASTLDKELRQGATGNVDAAKKVGQLIAERAKAAGVEQVAFDRSGYRYHGRIQALADAAREAGLQF encoded by the coding sequence ATGAGCGCGAATAACGAAAGATTGCGTCGCGCACGCAAAGTGCGCATGAAGATCCGTGAACTGGGTACCAATCGCCTGTGCGTCCATCGCACACCGCGTCACATGTACGCCCAGGTTACGACTGCAGATGGCAGCAAAGTGCTGGCTTCTGCCTCCACGTTGGATAAGGAACTGCGCCAGGGTGCAACCGGTAACGTGGACGCTGCCAAGAAGGTCGGTCAGCTGATCGCTGAGCGTGCCAAGGCAGCAGGTGTTGAGCAGGTCGCTTTTGACCGCTCAGGTTACCGTTATCACGGCCGTATTCAGGCTCTGGCCGACGCAGCCCGTGAAGCTGGCTTGCAATTCTAA
- the rpsE gene encoding 30S ribosomal protein S5 codes for MSVNEQKAPELQEKLVQVNRVAKVVKGGRIFAFTALTVVGDGKGRVGFGRGKAREVPVAIQKAMEAARKNMVDVPLDGTTLQYAVKAQHGGSKVYMQPASEGTGIIAGGAMRAVLEVAGVQNVLSKCYGSTNPVNVVRSTIKGLQATQAPEDIAAKRGKTVEEILG; via the coding sequence ATGAGCGTTAACGAACAGAAGGCGCCTGAGCTCCAGGAAAAGCTGGTTCAGGTCAATCGTGTCGCCAAAGTAGTAAAAGGTGGCCGTATTTTCGCCTTCACCGCACTGACTGTAGTGGGTGATGGTAAAGGTCGCGTTGGTTTTGGTCGTGGCAAGGCGCGTGAAGTGCCGGTCGCTATCCAGAAGGCTATGGAAGCTGCGCGTAAAAACATGGTTGATGTCCCGCTGGACGGTACTACTCTGCAGTACGCGGTGAAGGCACAGCATGGCGGCTCCAAGGTCTACATGCAGCCGGCTTCCGAAGGTACCGGCATCATCGCCGGCGGCGCGATGCGCGCTGTACTGGAAGTGGCAGGTGTTCAGAACGTACTGTCCAAGTGTTACGGGTCTACCAACCCGGTCAACGTGGTACGTTCCACCATCAAGGGTCTCCAGGCAACGCAAGCGCCTGAAGATATCGCAGCCAAGCGCGGTAAGACCGTGGAAGAGATTCTGGGTTGA
- the rpmD gene encoding 50S ribosomal protein L30, giving the protein MANAKTIKVTLTRSPIGCQPKHKACVKGLGLRKIGHTVELEDTPSIRGMINRVDYLVRVEEN; this is encoded by the coding sequence ATGGCGAACGCAAAAACGATCAAAGTAACTCTGACCCGCAGCCCTATCGGCTGCCAGCCCAAGCACAAAGCATGTGTGAAGGGCCTGGGTCTTCGTAAAATCGGTCACACCGTGGAATTGGAAGATACACCTTCCATCCGCGGCATGATCAACCGGGTAGATTACCTGGTTCGGGTTGAGGAGAACTAA
- the rplO gene encoding 50S ribosomal protein L15, with amino-acid sequence MRLNELSPEPGSRQAPKRVGRGIGSGLGKTGGRGHKGLKARSGGSVAPGFEGGQQPLARRLPKFGFTSRQQRYVAEIRLNELAKVEGDVVDLEALKKADIIREEIREAKVILSGELSRAVTVKGLRVTKGAREAIAAAGGKVED; translated from the coding sequence ATGCGTCTGAACGAACTTAGTCCGGAACCCGGTTCACGTCAGGCTCCTAAGCGAGTTGGTCGTGGTATCGGTAGCGGTCTCGGTAAAACCGGTGGTCGCGGTCACAAGGGTCTGAAGGCCCGTTCAGGTGGCAGCGTAGCTCCTGGTTTCGAGGGTGGTCAGCAGCCTCTGGCTCGTCGTCTGCCGAAGTTTGGTTTTACCTCTCGTCAGCAGCGTTACGTTGCCGAAATTCGCCTGAATGAACTGGCGAAGGTTGAAGGCGATGTGGTCGATCTGGAAGCTCTTAAAAAGGCGGATATCATTCGCGAAGAAATTCGCGAAGCCAAGGTTATCCTGTCCGGCGAACTGAGCCGTGCAGTAACCGTTAAGGGCCTTCGGGTAACCAAAGGCGCACGCGAGGCAATTGCCGCCGCGGGTGGTAAAGTCGAAGACTAA
- the secY gene encoding preprotein translocase subunit SecY — protein MAKTASLPAGAGKGLAELRSRLWFVFLALLVYRIGAHIPVPGINPDRLAALFEQNQGTILSMFNMFSGGALERMSIFALGIMPYISASIIMQLMTAVSPQLEQLKKEGEAGRRKISQYTRYGTVILALVQGAGISVGLASQGVTFNDSFSFHFVAVVSFVSGAVFMMWLGEQITERGVGNGISLLIFAGIVAGLPGAIGQTLEQARNGEMSLLVVLGIGVLAVAVIGFVVFMERGQRRLTINYAKRQQGRRVFAQQSSHLPLKVNMAGVIPPIFASSILLFPASIGQWFGQGEGMEWLSDVSQALAPSQPLYIILFAAAVVFFCFFYTALMYNPKEVADNLKRSGAFIPGIRPGDQTAKYIDGVLTRLTLFGAMYIAAVSLFPQFLMVAGNVPFYLGGTSLLIVVVVVMDFMAQVQSHLMSHQYDSLMKKSNLKGYGRNG, from the coding sequence ATGGCCAAGACAGCATCATTGCCTGCGGGCGCGGGTAAAGGACTGGCAGAGCTGCGATCGCGGCTCTGGTTTGTCTTCCTGGCATTGTTGGTGTACCGGATCGGTGCCCATATTCCGGTGCCGGGGATCAACCCCGACCGTTTGGCGGCACTGTTTGAGCAGAATCAGGGCACAATCCTGAGCATGTTCAACATGTTTTCTGGTGGTGCGCTTGAGCGCATGAGTATCTTCGCTCTCGGTATCATGCCGTATATTTCGGCTTCGATTATCATGCAGCTCATGACTGCGGTAAGCCCGCAGCTTGAGCAGCTGAAAAAAGAAGGCGAGGCTGGTCGTCGTAAGATCAGTCAATACACGCGGTATGGTACGGTTATCCTCGCCCTGGTTCAGGGCGCTGGTATTTCTGTCGGTCTGGCATCACAAGGCGTGACCTTTAACGACAGCTTCAGCTTCCACTTCGTGGCAGTTGTTTCCTTCGTGAGTGGTGCAGTCTTCATGATGTGGCTGGGTGAGCAGATCACTGAGCGCGGCGTCGGCAACGGGATTTCCCTGCTGATTTTCGCGGGCATTGTGGCTGGCTTGCCTGGCGCCATTGGTCAGACTCTCGAGCAAGCCAGAAATGGCGAGATGAGTCTCCTGGTGGTACTGGGAATTGGTGTTCTCGCGGTAGCCGTCATCGGCTTCGTGGTGTTCATGGAGCGTGGTCAGCGTCGTCTGACCATCAACTACGCCAAGCGTCAGCAGGGTCGCCGTGTGTTTGCACAGCAATCCAGCCATCTGCCACTTAAGGTGAACATGGCCGGGGTTATTCCGCCGATCTTTGCTTCATCCATTCTGTTGTTCCCGGCGTCGATCGGGCAGTGGTTTGGCCAGGGCGAGGGCATGGAATGGCTCAGCGATGTTTCTCAGGCATTGGCGCCCAGTCAGCCGTTGTATATCATCCTGTTCGCAGCAGCAGTTGTGTTCTTCTGCTTCTTCTATACAGCGTTGATGTACAATCCGAAAGAAGTTGCGGATAACCTCAAGCGCTCTGGAGCGTTTATTCCGGGCATTCGTCCGGGCGATCAGACAGCCAAGTATATCGATGGTGTGCTGACCCGCCTGACGCTGTTCGGTGCAATGTACATTGCAGCAGTGTCCCTGTTCCCACAGTTTCTGATGGTGGCCGGGAATGTACCGTTCTATCTGGGCGGCACCTCACTGCTGATTGTGGTAGTCGTGGTGATGGATTTCATGGCGCAGGTACAGTCACACCTGATGTCTCATCAGTATGATTCGCTGATGAAGAAGTCCAATCTCAAGGGCTATGGTCGGAACGGCTAA
- the rpmJ gene encoding 50S ribosomal protein L36, with product MKVRASVKKICRNCKVIRRNGSVRVICSEPRHKQRQG from the coding sequence ATGAAAGTACGCGCTTCGGTAAAGAAAATTTGCCGTAACTGCAAAGTAATTCGTCGCAATGGCTCAGTACGAGTCATTTGCTCGGAGCCTCGCCACAAGCAGCGTCAGGGTTAA
- the rpsM gene encoding 30S ribosomal protein S13 gives MARIAGVNIPDNKHAVISLTYIFGVGKTTAQKLCDATGVKPDVKVKDLSDEQLESLRTEVGKVSVEGDLRREVQMNIKRLKDLGCHRGLRHRHGLPVRGQRTKTNARTRKGPRKPIRK, from the coding sequence ATGGCACGTATAGCCGGTGTCAATATACCCGATAACAAACATGCTGTTATCTCGCTGACATACATTTTTGGTGTTGGCAAGACAACAGCCCAGAAGCTTTGCGATGCAACCGGCGTTAAGCCGGACGTCAAGGTCAAAGACCTGAGCGATGAGCAGCTTGAATCACTTCGTACTGAAGTGGGCAAGGTGTCTGTCGAAGGCGATCTGCGTCGTGAAGTACAGATGAACATCAAGCGTTTGAAGGATCTCGGATGTCACCGTGGTCTGCGTCATCGTCATGGCCTTCCGGTCCGTGGCCAGCGCACCAAGACCAACGCTCGCACCCGTAAAGGTCCACGCAAACCTATTCGTAAGTAA
- the rpsK gene encoding 30S ribosomal protein S11, whose translation MAKPGTRTRKKVKKTVVDGVAHIHASFNNTIVTISDRQGNVLSWATSGGSGFRGSRKSTPFAAQVAAERAGNAAAEYGLKNLDVEVKGPGPGRESAVRALNACGYKITNITDVTPIPHNGCRPPKKRRV comes from the coding sequence ATGGCAAAGCCAGGTACACGTACCCGTAAAAAGGTGAAAAAGACGGTTGTTGATGGCGTCGCGCACATTCACGCGTCCTTCAACAACACTATCGTGACCATTTCTGACCGTCAGGGCAACGTCCTGTCCTGGGCCACCTCTGGTGGTTCCGGTTTCCGTGGGTCACGCAAGAGTACACCTTTTGCTGCGCAGGTAGCAGCTGAAAGAGCCGGTAACGCGGCTGCTGAATACGGCCTTAAAAACCTGGACGTAGAGGTTAAGGGTCCTGGGCCCGGACGTGAATCTGCAGTTCGTGCGCTGAACGCGTGCGGCTACAAGATCACTAACATCACAGATGTGACGCCGATTCCCCATAACGGCTGTCGTCCGCCCAAAAAGCGCCGCGTCTAA
- the rpsD gene encoding 30S ribosomal protein S4, which translates to MARYIGPKCKLSRREGTDLFLKSGVRALDSKCNIETPPGMHGARRGRLSEYGVQLREKQKVRRIYGVLEKQFRNYYKEAARGKGATGENLLQLLEGRLDNVVYRMGFGSTRAESRQLVSHKAILVNDKVVNIASYQVKPGDVVSVREKAKNQLRVKGALDLSASRAPVSWVEVDANKMSGVYRSVPERTELPADINENLIVELYSK; encoded by the coding sequence ATGGCTCGTTATATAGGCCCGAAGTGCAAGCTGTCTCGTCGTGAAGGGACAGATCTTTTTCTAAAGAGCGGTGTTCGCGCGCTCGATTCCAAGTGCAACATCGAGACTCCGCCGGGTATGCACGGCGCGCGTCGCGGTCGTCTGTCCGAGTACGGCGTTCAGCTTCGTGAAAAACAGAAAGTTCGTCGTATCTACGGCGTGCTTGAGAAGCAGTTCCGTAATTACTACAAAGAGGCAGCCCGAGGCAAAGGTGCAACTGGTGAAAACCTGCTGCAGCTGCTGGAAGGTCGTCTGGATAACGTTGTATACCGCATGGGCTTTGGTTCTACCCGTGCTGAATCCCGTCAGCTCGTTTCTCACAAAGCGATCCTGGTGAACGACAAGGTAGTGAACATTGCTTCCTACCAGGTCAAGCCGGGTGATGTTGTGAGCGTGCGCGAAAAGGCCAAGAACCAGCTTCGCGTAAAAGGCGCGCTGGATCTGTCTGCAAGTCGTGCACCGGTGAGCTGGGTAGAGGTCGACGCCAACAAGATGTCAGGCGTTTACAGGTCAGTGCCTGAGCGTACTGAACTGCCGGCCGACATCAACGAGAACCTCATCGTCGAGCTTTACTCTAAGTAA